One window from the genome of Candidatus Leptovillus gracilis encodes:
- the gcvP gene encoding aminomethyl-transferring glycine dehydrogenase gives MISPPLSHRTAATSNRALLHPTDHFVDRHIGPRPEAVVHMLQQLGLRSLDQLIAETVPAAIMLESDLSLETPRSESEILAELRAMAAKNELYRSFIGMGYYDCTTPPVVLRNIFENPGWYTQYTPYQAEIAQGRLEALLNFQTMVTDLTGMEIANASLLDEGTAAAEAMTLCLRQRPRRSNANIFFVSELCHPQTIGVVQARAVPLGIEVVVGSHETYDFSQPTFGVLVQYPTSNGDIYDYEGFIQRAHAADALAVVATDLLALTLLRPPAEFGADVVVGNSQRFGVPMGYGGPHAAFMSTRDDYKRQMPGRLIGVSVDAHGRLAMRLAMQTREQHIRREKATSNICTAQVLLAIMASMYAVYHGPEGLKRIAQRVRLLTAVLARGLSQLGYSLNQTPTFDTLTVSGGPHSQAQIRQAALAQQVNLRYNADGSIGVSLDEITLVKDLHALFAIFGAEAGEIDVAALADAVELSYERPFERTTSYLAHPVFNSYHSETEMMRYITRLQNRDLSLTHSMIPLGSCTMKLNATAEMLPIMWPKFGALHPFVPVEQAAGYRELFQKLEGWLAEITGFSAISLQPNSGASGEYTGMLTIRAYHHARGEGHRHICLIPSSAHGTNPASATMAGMEVVVVACDDNGNIDVADLRAKAEEHRDDLAAIMVTYPSTHGVFEEAIEEICQIIHENGGQVYMDGANMNAQVGLTSPGHIGADVCHLNLHKTFAIPHGGGGPGVGPIGVAAHLAPFLPNSPVIAGVGGAQSVGPVSSAPWGSASVLPISYAYIAMMGTAGLKQATQVAILNANYVAQRLDPHYPVLYKGKNGRVAHECIIDLRPLKEFASAEDVAKRLMDYGFHAPTLSFPVPGTLMIEPTESESLPELDRFCEAMIQIRQEIREIENGLVSHEDSALANAPHTAEDVMGEVWERPYSREKAAFPLPWVKEHKFWPYVARIDNVYGDRNLVCACIPVEAYA, from the coding sequence ATGATTTCCCCCCCTCTTTCCCACCGCACCGCGGCAACCTCTAACCGCGCTTTACTCCACCCCACCGACCACTTCGTAGATCGGCACATCGGTCCGCGGCCAGAAGCCGTTGTCCACATGCTGCAACAACTCGGCCTGCGGTCCCTGGACCAACTCATCGCCGAAACCGTGCCCGCCGCCATCATGCTGGAGAGCGACCTGAGTCTGGAAACGCCGCGCAGCGAGTCGGAAATCCTGGCCGAACTGCGGGCGATGGCCGCCAAAAACGAACTGTACCGCTCCTTTATCGGCATGGGCTACTACGACTGCACCACGCCGCCGGTCGTACTACGCAACATCTTCGAGAACCCCGGCTGGTACACCCAATACACACCCTACCAGGCAGAAATCGCCCAGGGCCGCCTGGAAGCCCTGCTGAATTTCCAGACGATGGTCACCGACCTGACCGGCATGGAGATCGCCAACGCCTCGCTGCTAGACGAGGGCACAGCCGCCGCCGAAGCCATGACATTGTGCCTGCGCCAACGGCCGCGCAGATCCAACGCCAACATCTTTTTTGTGTCGGAACTGTGCCACCCACAAACCATTGGCGTGGTGCAGGCCCGCGCCGTGCCGCTGGGCATCGAAGTCGTCGTGGGCAGCCACGAGACCTATGACTTCAGCCAGCCCACGTTTGGTGTGCTGGTGCAGTATCCGACCAGCAACGGCGACATTTACGATTACGAAGGGTTCATCCAGCGCGCCCACGCCGCCGACGCCCTGGCGGTGGTGGCGACCGACTTGCTGGCCCTGACCTTGCTGCGGCCGCCGGCCGAATTTGGCGCGGATGTGGTGGTGGGCAACAGCCAGCGCTTTGGCGTGCCCATGGGCTATGGCGGCCCCCACGCTGCCTTCATGTCCACCCGCGACGATTACAAACGGCAGATGCCCGGCCGGTTGATCGGCGTGTCGGTGGATGCGCACGGCCGTCTGGCCATGCGTCTGGCAATGCAGACCCGCGAACAACACATCCGCCGCGAGAAAGCGACCAGCAATATCTGCACGGCGCAGGTTTTGCTGGCGATTATGGCTTCCATGTATGCCGTCTATCATGGACCGGAGGGTTTGAAGCGGATTGCCCAGCGAGTAAGGCTGTTAACGGCCGTTCTCGCCCGCGGCCTCAGCCAACTCGGCTACAGCCTCAACCAGACGCCCACCTTCGACACCCTTACCGTCAGCGGCGGGCCGCACAGCCAGGCGCAAATCCGCCAGGCAGCCCTGGCGCAGCAGGTGAACCTGCGCTACAACGCCGATGGCAGCATCGGCGTCTCGCTGGATGAAATCACGCTGGTAAAAGATTTACACGCTTTGTTCGCCATTTTTGGCGCAGAAGCGGGCGAGATTGACGTGGCCGCACTGGCCGACGCGGTAGAATTAAGCTATGAACGGCCGTTCGAGCGTACCACATCTTACCTCGCCCACCCCGTCTTCAACAGCTATCATTCCGAAACGGAGATGATGCGCTACATCACCCGCCTGCAAAACCGCGACCTATCGCTGACCCATTCCATGATCCCCCTGGGGTCTTGCACCATGAAGCTCAACGCCACCGCCGAAATGCTGCCCATCATGTGGCCCAAGTTCGGCGCGCTGCACCCCTTTGTACCGGTGGAACAGGCGGCTGGCTACCGCGAATTATTCCAAAAACTGGAAGGCTGGCTGGCGGAAATCACCGGCTTTAGCGCCATTTCCTTGCAGCCCAACTCCGGCGCGTCCGGCGAATACACCGGTATGCTCACCATCCGTGCCTACCACCACGCGCGCGGCGAAGGTCACCGCCACATCTGCCTCATCCCCAGCTCCGCCCATGGGACCAATCCCGCCAGCGCCACGATGGCCGGCATGGAAGTGGTTGTGGTCGCCTGCGACGACAACGGCAACATAGACGTGGCCGATTTGCGCGCCAAAGCGGAGGAACACCGCGACGACCTGGCCGCCATCATGGTGACGTACCCATCAACGCATGGCGTTTTTGAGGAAGCTATCGAAGAAATTTGCCAGATCATTCATGAAAACGGCGGGCAGGTGTACATGGACGGAGCCAATATGAACGCCCAGGTGGGCCTGACCAGCCCTGGACACATCGGCGCCGACGTGTGTCACCTGAACCTGCACAAAACGTTTGCCATCCCCCATGGCGGCGGCGGCCCTGGGGTGGGGCCAATTGGCGTGGCCGCACACCTGGCGCCGTTCCTGCCCAACAGCCCGGTGATTGCCGGGGTGGGTGGGGCGCAAAGCGTGGGGCCGGTGTCGTCGGCGCCGTGGGGCAGCGCCAGCGTGCTGCCTATCTCCTATGCTTACATCGCCATGATGGGCACGGCCGGCCTGAAACAGGCGACGCAGGTGGCGATTCTGAACGCGAATTACGTGGCGCAGCGGCTGGACCCGCATTACCCGGTGTTGTACAAAGGCAAGAACGGCCGTGTCGCCCACGAGTGCATCATTGATTTACGGCCGTTAAAAGAGTTCGCCAGCGCCGAAGACGTGGCCAAACGGCTGATGGATTACGGCTTCCACGCCCCCACACTCTCCTTCCCCGTGCCCGGCACGCTGATGATTGAGCCGACGGAAAGCGAATCGCTGCCGGAGCTGGACCGTTTCTGCGAAGCCATGATCCAGATTCGGCAGGAAATCCGCGAAATCGAGAACGGATTGGTCAGCCACGAAGACAGCGCGTTAGCCAACGCCCCCCATACGGCCGAAGATGTGATGGGCGAAGTGTGGGAACGGCCGTATTCCCGCGAAAAAGCCGCCTTCCCCCTACCCTGGGTAAAAGAGCACAAGTTCTGGCCCTACGTCGCCCGCATAGACAATGTCTACGGCGACCGCAACCTGGTATGCGCCTGCATCCCGGTGGAAGCCTACGCCTAA
- a CDS encoding glycosyltransferase family 4 protein, whose product MLSTSGTTTRAAVVGINAHLLSGEAGYRRAGIHQYIAQVLRHLPTGGDNPQPIVFTRFADDLADVPGLTFVGSRWPTEQRSARILWEQLAWPWQAWRRKLDALHSMAFVTPLFSPCPTIVTVYDLSFLHFPQQFPTLQRLYLSSQTGRSCRQARRVITISEASRQDVHRFFGVPLDHIAVIYPGVDGLYRPLPPEEVAAFRRRKQLPARFALHVGTLQPRKNIPTLLDAFAQLPDHNLHLVLAGGKGWLFDEIFRRVQALGLAERVHFPGYVPDEELPLWYNAADLFVFPSVYEGFGMPVVEAMACGTPVVASNSSSIPEAVGPAGLLFDPHHAAALADRMATVLDDPALSARMRQQGMVHAAQFSWEQAGRQTAVLYRQVLQSR is encoded by the coding sequence ATGCTTTCAACATCAGGCACAACAACACGGGCAGCGGTCGTTGGCATCAACGCCCATCTGCTCTCCGGCGAAGCTGGCTACCGTCGGGCGGGAATCCACCAATACATCGCCCAGGTGCTGCGCCATTTGCCCACCGGCGGCGACAATCCCCAGCCCATCGTCTTCACCCGCTTCGCCGACGACCTGGCCGATGTGCCCGGCCTGACTTTTGTCGGCAGCCGTTGGCCGACCGAACAGCGCAGCGCCCGCATTCTGTGGGAGCAGTTGGCCTGGCCCTGGCAGGCGTGGCGGCGCAAATTGGACGCGCTGCACAGCATGGCCTTTGTCACCCCGCTTTTTTCCCCCTGCCCAACCATCGTTACTGTGTATGATCTGAGCTTCTTGCACTTCCCGCAGCAGTTTCCCACCTTACAGCGCCTTTACCTGTCCAGCCAGACCGGCCGTTCCTGCCGTCAGGCGCGGCGCGTCATCACCATTTCGGAAGCCAGCCGCCAGGATGTACACCGGTTTTTTGGCGTGCCCCTGGACCATATCGCCGTCATTTATCCGGGGGTGGATGGGCTGTACCGGCCGCTGCCGCCGGAGGAAGTGGCCGCGTTTCGTCGGCGCAAGCAACTGCCGGCACGATTTGCGCTGCACGTGGGCACGCTCCAGCCGCGCAAAAACATCCCCACCCTGCTGGACGCCTTTGCCCAACTGCCAGACCATAACCTGCACCTGGTATTGGCCGGGGGCAAGGGGTGGCTGTTTGACGAGATTTTCCGCCGGGTGCAGGCGTTAGGGCTGGCCGAACGGGTCCATTTCCCCGGCTACGTGCCGGATGAAGAGCTGCCCTTGTGGTACAACGCCGCCGATCTGTTTGTTTTTCCGTCGGTTTACGAGGGGTTTGGCATGCCGGTGGTGGAGGCGATGGCTTGCGGCACGCCGGTGGTGGCTTCTAACTCGTCTTCGATTCCAGAGGCGGTGGGGCCAGCCGGGCTGTTGTTTGACCCCCATCACGCGGCGGCACTGGCGGATCGTATGGCAACCGTACTGGATGATCCGGCATTGTCGGCTAGAATGCGGCAGCAGGGAATGGTCCACGCCGCCCAATTTTCGTGGGAGCAAGCCGGCCGACAAACGGCCGTCCTCTACCGTCAGGTATTACAATCGAGATGA
- a CDS encoding efflux RND transporter periplasmic adaptor subunit gives MNNKHTLLFVVLVLLLAGCTQRLGRGLPVAEEATAVADPNAPTATPRPTSAPAAASTVLADGQLVAVQTSLALSFEANGRLLELNVRPGDTVAAGDVLATLDDSGLQEAIASADLQVAQAQNSLAQSQLSLDDLLNWQADETAVALAQANVSAAQTAYDNARTSDAASGNSLTSARINLEQAQRQLADAQKAYNTAYDPGREWELGLPGYKEQLEAERNGASRSLTFAQENLTVSQAQYNLAVAGLNNDTAVSASASLINAQQALSQTLAGPKPSEIAAARLRLEQAEISLAQAQFSLMQAQNALSKAQLIAPWPGTVLSVEVAPGAMVAAGTPIATLLDTDQLQFQTTNLSERDLESIQPGQKAKITLKAFPTQPIYGVVAGIGPQAAGVVGDAAVFTVQINLDDTDLDLRPGMTGRVEIVGES, from the coding sequence ATGAACAACAAACACACCCTTCTTTTTGTCGTCTTGGTTTTGCTGTTGGCGGGTTGCACGCAGCGGTTGGGACGCGGGCTGCCGGTGGCGGAGGAGGCCACGGCCGTTGCCGACCCCAACGCCCCCACCGCCACGCCGCGCCCAACCAGTGCGCCGGCCGCCGCATCTACCGTATTGGCCGATGGGCAGTTGGTGGCTGTGCAGACATCCCTGGCGCTGAGCTTTGAAGCCAACGGCCGTTTACTGGAACTCAACGTCCGCCCCGGCGATACAGTGGCGGCCGGCGATGTCCTCGCCACGCTGGACGACAGCGGCCTGCAAGAAGCCATCGCCAGCGCCGATTTGCAGGTGGCGCAGGCGCAGAACAGCCTGGCCCAGTCGCAGCTAAGTCTGGACGATTTGCTGAACTGGCAGGCGGATGAAACGGCCGTCGCCCTGGCCCAGGCCAACGTCAGCGCCGCCCAGACCGCCTACGATAATGCCCGCACCAGCGACGCCGCGTCGGGCAACAGCCTGACCTCGGCGCGCATCAACCTGGAGCAGGCGCAGCGCCAACTGGCCGACGCCCAAAAAGCGTACAACACCGCCTATGATCCCGGCCGGGAGTGGGAGTTGGGGCTGCCGGGCTACAAGGAGCAGTTGGAAGCAGAGCGTAATGGCGCCAGCCGCAGCCTGACCTTTGCCCAAGAGAATCTGACAGTGTCTCAGGCGCAGTACAATCTGGCGGTGGCCGGGTTAAACAATGATACGGCCGTTTCCGCCAGCGCCTCCCTCATTAATGCCCAACAAGCCCTCAGCCAAACCCTGGCCGGTCCTAAGCCATCGGAAATTGCCGCTGCCCGCTTGCGTCTGGAGCAGGCCGAAATCTCCCTGGCCCAGGCGCAATTTAGCCTGATGCAGGCGCAAAACGCCTTGAGCAAAGCGCAGCTAATCGCCCCCTGGCCAGGTACGGTGCTGTCGGTGGAAGTCGCGCCCGGCGCGATGGTCGCCGCCGGGACGCCCATCGCCACCCTGCTGGACACCGACCAACTGCAATTCCAGACCACCAACCTGAGCGAACGAGACCTGGAAAGTATTCAACCTGGGCAAAAGGCAAAGATCACCCTGAAGGCGTTTCCGACACAGCCTATCTATGGCGTGGTGGCCGGGATTGGGCCGCAGGCGGCCGGCGTGGTGGGGGATGCGGCCGTGTTCACCGTGCAAATCAACCTGGATGATACGGACCTGGACCTGCGCCCCGGCATGACCGGCCGGGTGGAGATTGTGGGGGAGTCGTGA
- a CDS encoding sugar transferase: MRTRRIRLVTIVSDLILINLGFLAAYIARYRFQWFLPVPQQFFEPYGRYLGQQIILNLLLIFTFSQSRVWIRRRGEFWVDEISRVASATATAVVLMMAVTFFLQPEGPFSRLMLFWIFLFVVLFVGAARLLRRWILATMYRHGRWVDRVLVIGSGETGRSLIRTLLARRDLGYQAIGYLVDGSRENNIGLGLIPHLGPYQDLENVLKELPNLHSVFIALPGEMHQETVRLLNICQAHGVRVQAVPDLLQISLHRVEFTNMAGIPILGEREISINRFERFLKRVMDLAVMAILAVPSLLVGLVIAIAIKLDSPGPVIYSGARVGRGGKLFKMYKFRSMVIDAEQQKEALQALNEADGPLFKIKDDPRLTRVGRFIRRTSLDELPQLINVLQGTMSLVGPRPPLPEEVEQYKPWHRQRLTVIGGLTGLWQVSGRADLTFDELCLLDIYYIENWSLSLDIRILLQTVPHALFGRGAY, translated from the coding sequence ATGAGAACCCGCCGCATTCGCCTTGTCACCATCGTTAGCGATTTGATTTTAATCAACCTGGGCTTTCTAGCTGCTTACATAGCCCGTTATCGCTTTCAGTGGTTTTTGCCTGTGCCGCAGCAATTTTTTGAGCCATACGGCCGTTACCTGGGCCAACAGATCATCCTCAACTTGCTGCTCATCTTCACCTTTTCGCAGTCACGGGTGTGGATTCGGCGGCGCGGCGAGTTCTGGGTAGATGAAATCTCACGGGTGGCGTCGGCGACAGCGACGGCCGTTGTCCTGATGATGGCCGTCACCTTCTTTTTGCAGCCGGAAGGCCCCTTTTCCCGGTTGATGTTGTTTTGGATTTTTCTGTTTGTGGTGTTGTTTGTGGGGGCCGCCCGGCTGCTGCGCCGCTGGATACTGGCGACAATGTACCGGCACGGCCGTTGGGTGGACCGCGTCCTGGTTATCGGTTCCGGCGAAACCGGCCGCAGCCTCATCCGCACCCTCCTGGCCCGCCGCGACCTGGGCTACCAGGCCATCGGCTACCTGGTAGATGGCAGCCGCGAAAACAACATTGGTCTGGGACTCATCCCCCACCTGGGGCCTTACCAGGATTTAGAGAACGTCCTCAAGGAACTGCCCAACCTGCACTCCGTTTTTATCGCCCTGCCCGGCGAAATGCACCAGGAAACGGTGCGCCTGCTGAACATTTGTCAGGCGCATGGGGTGCGCGTCCAGGCCGTCCCGGACCTGCTGCAAATCAGCCTGCATCGGGTGGAATTCACCAACATGGCCGGTATCCCCATTTTAGGCGAAAGAGAAATCAGCATTAATCGCTTCGAGCGCTTCCTCAAGCGGGTCATGGACCTGGCTGTTATGGCGATTCTGGCGGTTCCATCGCTGCTGGTAGGTCTGGTCATCGCCATCGCCATCAAGTTAGATTCGCCGGGGCCGGTTATTTATTCTGGCGCGCGGGTGGGTCGTGGTGGCAAGCTCTTCAAGATGTACAAGTTTCGCTCGATGGTGATAGACGCCGAACAGCAAAAAGAGGCGCTGCAAGCGCTGAACGAAGCCGATGGGCCGCTGTTCAAAATCAAGGACGATCCCCGCCTGACGCGGGTTGGCCGCTTTATCCGCCGCACCAGCCTGGACGAACTGCCGCAGTTGATCAATGTGCTGCAAGGGACGATGAGCCTGGTGGGACCCCGCCCACCGCTGCCAGAAGAGGTGGAACAGTACAAACCCTGGCATCGCCAACGGCTGACGGTCATCGGCGGGCTGACCGGCCTGTGGCAGGTCAGCGGCCGCGCCGACCTGACCTTCGACGAATTGTGCCTGCTGGATATTTACTACATCGAGAACTGGTCGCTCTCGCTGGACATCCGTATCTTGCTGCAAACCGTTCCCCACGCCCTATTTGGCCGCGGCGCTTATTAG
- the gcvH gene encoding glycine cleavage system protein GcvH, translating to MSTIKDGLLYTKDDEWLAVDGNSAAVGITDHAQDALSDIVYLELPNVGDSFSAGETFGVVESVKAAADLFMPVAGEVTAVNDALVDAPEGINQNAYDAWLVKISLSDPSELEGLMDAAAYQEYLDNRE from the coding sequence ATGAGTACAATTAAAGATGGATTACTGTATACAAAAGATGATGAATGGCTTGCCGTAGACGGCAACAGCGCGGCCGTTGGCATTACTGATCACGCCCAAGATGCGTTGTCCGACATCGTTTACCTGGAGCTGCCTAACGTGGGCGATTCCTTTAGCGCCGGGGAGACCTTTGGCGTGGTGGAATCGGTGAAAGCGGCGGCCGATTTGTTTATGCCAGTAGCGGGCGAGGTAACGGCCGTCAACGACGCCCTGGTAGACGCCCCCGAAGGCATCAACCAAAACGCCTACGACGCCTGGTTGGTCAAAATCAGCCTCAGCGACCCGTCTGAACTGGAAGGTCTGATGGACGCCGCCGCGTACCAAGAGTATTTAGACAATCGGGAGTAA
- a CDS encoding ABC transporter permease yields the protein MVLKYVLKNFSRRKVRTILLILSLLVSTGLIVTMSATVETVRQNNVDLIASAVGRYDIGIYKSDTSLEPFLVVSQVTPQVLAANERVTAVYPRIETEVELNVNGVIGRGTLLALDPDVDNIGFVDVLDGRYQLGANQAAILEETARNFGLKVGDTLDVSYSFPLPREIGQEALAGASARRTTERFTITAIVRQDGVTGSGVRSGLIIALSDAQAWLNLPDRAQQLVATIDPTLYETNNAEIAALRVRDVVRSVQQQLGDDYAFSLNKASALDGASQGFLAVQALINTYGLISLGVVGLLVHTLVMTNVQEQRRDMAVLRILGGERRLLFGLVIAEVLVIGAIGVGLGVWLGQLITATIVVPIIKAQMMQAGLNSTLAPQVTLSAILPAVVAAFVVLVLSSLKPAQDAAHTKVMHAINPGVADNIQLEDLAQLRERRPDAKLFLAGLALMLIFALIAGFEVVDAFGGPALEVMFVLLALGLLVLGLGLMFFITTIPFERLVLFVMGLIFPRLTYFARRNVGRGQLRNTLISLLVLFSGVLPSFLATQLALENANYETSVKLDMGAPVNVTSFAYWNRDNTRDRIRPSFLDEELRTVPGLGQMVGVSYGYSSRAADPVGLRSAGVTVVGVNGRLPDVLFPDMMEFAAGGPESLTQMLDDPTAVIISEGLAQHLVLELGDVVNLTGEGLDHTVPARIVGIARRIPGFDAIGRSRLDAMNGSAVLMSLDGFRSLITKLDAPLPPPDDPIFTQVLATLMPDADVDATATEMGERYGLDYGFWTRFLEIQLKMNAQAQATQRIFLLVLTVISFTTAVFGVFAVIYVTIYARRVEIGMLKAVGMLRRELTGMLVVEAITMTLGAALAGIAAGASMGYVSFYGQRALQQLPTTFAVDTTVMPFIVIMVVLASVLGAAFSARRIVKKQAVDILRM from the coding sequence ATGGTTCTCAAATACGTTCTCAAGAACTTCTCCCGGCGCAAAGTACGCACGATTTTGCTGATTTTGTCGCTGCTGGTCAGCACTGGGCTGATTGTGACGATGAGCGCCACAGTGGAAACGGTGCGCCAGAACAATGTGGACCTCATCGCCAGCGCAGTGGGCCGGTATGACATCGGCATCTACAAGAGCGATACCAGCCTGGAGCCGTTTCTGGTGGTGAGCCAGGTGACGCCCCAGGTGTTGGCGGCCAATGAACGGGTAACGGCCGTTTACCCCCGCATCGAAACCGAAGTCGAACTCAACGTCAACGGCGTCATCGGCCGCGGCACACTGCTGGCCCTGGACCCAGATGTTGACAACATTGGTTTTGTGGATGTGCTAGACGGCCGTTACCAACTCGGCGCCAATCAGGCCGCCATTCTTGAGGAAACCGCCCGCAACTTCGGCCTCAAAGTCGGCGACACGCTCGACGTGTCTTACAGCTTCCCGCTGCCCCGCGAAATAGGGCAAGAAGCCCTGGCCGGGGCCAGTGCGCGCCGCACCACAGAGCGGTTTACCATCACCGCCATTGTGCGGCAGGATGGCGTTACCGGCAGCGGCGTGCGCAGCGGCCTCATCATTGCCCTCAGCGACGCCCAGGCGTGGCTCAATCTGCCCGACCGCGCCCAACAACTGGTCGCCACCATAGACCCCACCCTCTACGAAACCAACAACGCCGAAATCGCCGCCCTGCGCGTGCGCGATGTGGTACGCAGCGTGCAGCAGCAGTTAGGCGACGACTACGCCTTCAGCCTCAACAAGGCCAGCGCTCTGGATGGCGCATCGCAAGGCTTCCTGGCCGTGCAGGCCCTCATCAACACCTACGGCCTCATCTCCCTGGGGGTGGTCGGGCTGCTGGTGCATACCCTGGTGATGACCAACGTGCAAGAGCAGCGCCGCGACATGGCTGTGCTGCGCATTCTGGGCGGCGAGCGCCGCCTGCTTTTTGGCTTGGTTATCGCCGAAGTATTGGTCATCGGCGCGATTGGCGTGGGCTTGGGTGTATGGCTGGGGCAGCTTATCACCGCCACCATTGTTGTGCCCATCATCAAAGCCCAGATGATGCAGGCAGGGCTGAATTCTACCCTTGCGCCGCAGGTGACATTGAGCGCCATCTTACCGGCGGTCGTTGCCGCCTTTGTGGTGCTGGTCCTCAGCAGCCTGAAACCGGCCCAAGACGCGGCACACACAAAGGTGATGCACGCCATCAACCCCGGCGTGGCCGACAACATCCAGCTTGAAGATTTGGCCCAACTGCGCGAGCGCCGCCCCGACGCCAAACTCTTCCTGGCCGGGCTGGCGCTGATGCTCATTTTCGCCCTCATCGCCGGTTTTGAGGTGGTAGATGCCTTTGGCGGCCCGGCGCTGGAGGTGATGTTTGTCTTGCTGGCGCTGGGACTGCTGGTGTTGGGCTTGGGCCTGATGTTTTTCATCACCACCATCCCCTTTGAGCGGTTGGTGCTGTTTGTGATGGGGCTGATATTCCCCCGCCTGACCTACTTTGCCCGGCGCAATGTGGGGCGGGGGCAGCTGCGTAATACGCTGATTTCGCTGCTGGTATTGTTCAGCGGCGTGCTGCCCAGTTTTTTGGCGACACAGTTGGCGCTGGAAAACGCCAATTACGAGACGAGCGTGAAGCTGGATATGGGCGCGCCGGTGAACGTGACCTCCTTTGCTTATTGGAACCGCGACAATACACGAGACCGGATTCGCCCCAGTTTCCTGGATGAGGAGCTGCGCACTGTGCCGGGGTTGGGGCAGATGGTGGGCGTAAGCTATGGCTATTCTTCGCGGGCAGCGGACCCGGTGGGGCTGCGTTCGGCGGGGGTGACGGTGGTGGGGGTGAACGGCCGTCTCCCCGATGTGCTTTTTCCCGATATGATGGAGTTTGCCGCCGGTGGACCAGAATCGCTCACGCAGATGTTGGATGATCCAACGGCCGTTATCATCAGCGAAGGGCTGGCCCAGCATCTGGTACTCGAATTGGGCGACGTGGTGAATCTGACTGGCGAAGGGCTGGACCACACTGTACCGGCGCGCATCGTGGGCATTGCCCGGCGTATCCCCGGCTTCGACGCCATCGGCCGCAGCCGCCTGGACGCCATGAACGGCAGCGCCGTACTCATGTCGTTGGACGGTTTTCGCAGCCTGATAACCAAACTCGACGCGCCCCTGCCGCCGCCCGACGACCCCATCTTCACCCAGGTGTTGGCGACCCTGATGCCCGACGCCGATGTGGATGCCACCGCCACCGAAATGGGCGAACGCTATGGCCTGGATTATGGCTTCTGGACGCGCTTTCTGGAAATTCAACTGAAAATGAATGCCCAGGCGCAGGCGACGCAGCGCATTTTCCTGCTGGTGCTGACGGTGATTTCCTTCACAACGGCCGTTTTCGGCGTGTTTGCCGTCATTTACGTCACCATCTACGCCCGGCGGGTGGAGATTGGCATGTTGAAGGCGGTCGGGATGCTGCGCCGCGAGCTGACCGGGATGCTGGTGGTGGAAGCCATCACCATGACGTTGGGCGCGGCGCTGGCCGGCATCGCCGCCGGGGCCAGCATGGGCTACGTCTCGTTTTATGGGCAGCGCGCCTTGCAGCAGCTGCCTACCACCTTCGCCGTAGACACAACCGTGATGCCCTTCATCGTCATCATGGTCGTGCTGGCGAGTGTCCTGGGTGCGGCCTTCTCTGCCCGCCGCATTGTCAAAAAACAGGCGGTGGATATTTTAAGAATGTAG